The stretch of DNA ACGCTCAAGAATAGAAAACTGAAGACGAATAAGATCGTGCAAAGTCCTCGACCGACACTCACGCACAGTTGGTACTTCATGTTCTCGCCCCCTTTTTAACCGAAGCTACTTCCTTGCGAAAGCTGAGCAGTGATCCGCTACTTGAGACAGCGGTGAACGTTCGCCAACTTACAGCCGTTTCATGCCCGCTGTTAAAGCAATTCGTCGCTATGACAAAGTTTTGCGGCAGCACTGTGACCCCGAGTCTTGGACAAAGTCAAGGAAAATGCGCAGACACTGCATGTTTTTCTTTGCCAACAATAACTTTTAAGAGAAACCTGAAGCTTGTCTTCAGGTTCGCTTCAGCTTTCCTTAATGAGAGTCCTGATGGAGGCAAATACCATGCGCTGCGTGCAGGCGCAGATTGGGCGCACGTAGGCTCAGAACTTGCGAACCTATACCTGCGGGTTATCGAAAAGCGCGACTTTGGCGACCTTCCGGCGCTGGGAAGGATATCCGACAGGCACGTCTGAACGAGCTTCAGGAAGCACCTCCAATTCGCGACGAGGTAACTCGATATCTAAGCCGTCAAAATGCCTCGGTCGAACGTATTTGCTGCTTATGAGTTTTCGACCAGACTTGACCACGTTCTACCTTCGCAGTCATTTTGCAGTGCCTAGCTTGGAGATTTAGTACATGGATGAATGCTGTCTTCTTTGGCGCTTGCTGTAATAACGCAGCACACATTAAGAGAACCTTAATGTCGAATATCCATTAGCAAAATGCGCGAAGATATCTGATCAAAGGCACTAGACAGTTTCAGACGAACGACTGAAATCAAAACGTCTGCAAATCGAGCGACTGTGTCCGTTTTCGTGTTAGATAGAAATAGACCGCCGGAGTGACCAGCAGAGACAGCACCATGGAGATCAGAATGCCGCCAATCACGGCGATGGCGAGCGGCTGCAGCATCTCCGAGCCGGCACCCAAAGCAAAGGCCAACGGCAGCATGCCAGCAACGGCCGCGATGGCCGTCATTGCGATCGGGCGCAAACGTCGACGTCCGGCGCGCATCATGGCTTCTTCAGGTGGGAAGCCGGCACGGCGGAATTCGTGCTCAGCGTCGAGCAATAGAATTCCGTTCTTGGCCACGATGCCGATGACCATGATGACTCCCATGAACGACGAGACACTAAAGTCCGTTCCCGTTATAAGAAGCGCGAGGAACACGCCGGCAGTCGAGAGCAGCGCCGAGGAGAGGATCGCCGCAGGCGCCGAGAAGCTGCGAAACTCAAACAGCAGCACAACAAAGACGAAAACAAAGGCCATCACGAAGACAAAGACAAAGTCACTGAAAGTCTGCTGCTGATCGGCATACTGGCCGCCATACTCTACGCGAATTGAAGATGGCAGATTCAGCTTGGCAATCGCATCTTTCACTTTTGCCATTCCGCTGCCAAGATCCAATCCTTCGAAGCGCGCAGTGACCTCCAGATCACGCTGCAGGTTTTCGCGACGGATTTCGGTCTGCCCTGGAATTTGAGTGACCGTTGCCAGCGTTCCCAAAGTGGCAGTGTGCCCCGTGGAGCTCACCAACAGCGTATTGTTCATCGCGTCGATGCTGGCGCGGTTGGCTGCTGGGAAGCGCACCCGAACGGTATAGGCGCGATCGTTTACCACAACGGGAGTAGAGGCCGGTTCTCCTTCGAGGATGGCCGAAGCGTCGATCGCAACTTCATCGGGCGAAAAGCCCGCGCGCACCGTGGTCGCTGGATCGATCTGATAGTTCACGGCGGGCCCACTGGTGGTGTCCTCGATCCCATCTTGGATATCGACCACCCCGTGGATCTTGCCAATCGCGTTCGCCACCTGAGGGCCGACTTTAGCCAGCAAGGCTTCGTCAGGCGAGAACAATTTGATCACCGCCGGTTCGGGGGCGCTAGTCAGATCGCCAATCATATCCTGCAGCAGTTCGGGAAATTCTGTATCGAGTTCGGGCTCCGCCTGCTTAATTTTGTTGCGAAGGTCGGCGATTACCTCTTCCGATGACTTCTCGTGATCCGCTTTCAGTTTTACAGAAATGTCCCCGGTATTGGCTTCGGTTACGGCGGCAAGTCCAAGTTGCAAGCCGGTGCGCCGCGATGTGCTCTCGACGTCGGGTTCAGAACGGATAATCTGCTCCACGTGAGTAATCACGCGATTCGTCTCGGCGAGCGAACTCCCTGGAGGCATGATGTAGTCGACGATGAATCCGCCTTCATCCATCGCGGGAAGTAAATCCGAACCGAGGGCGCGGTAGGACAGATAGGCAGCGACGATCAGCACCACGCTTAAGCCGGCAAGAAACAGCGGCCGCTCCAGCGCGCGACGTAGCCAGCGTTCATAAAAATTTACGACGGCGTGGAAGCGCTTTCCGTAGGAAGCCTCTTCGGCCTCGATCATGTGCTCAAGACGCTCGCGCTCACTCCACTGCGCGCTGACTTCTTCGTTCAACTCGTGCGTGGCCTTCCGCTTGACGAAGTACTGGCTGAGGTTCGGAGTCCAGGTGAGCGCCAGCGCGAGAGACGTGAACAGCGCAACTCCCATAGTCACCGCCAGCGCCCGGAAGAAGGTTCCGTAGACTCCGTGAACCACGACCAGCGGCAGGAAGACGACGATCGGCGTGATCGTCGATCCAATCAGCGGCGCAGTGACTTCTTTCAGTGCGTGATAGATCGCCTGCAGTCTGCTTTGTCCAAGGTCCCGGTGCAGCGCGATGTTTTCAATCACGACAATGGCATCGTCGATGACGAGACCCACGGCGGCGGCTAGTCCGCCGAGCGTCATCAAATTGAAGCTCTCTCCCATGAACTTCAAGACGATGAAAGTGATGACGATCGTGATAGGTATGACCAGGCCCGCGACGGCGGAGCTGCCCCAGTCGCGCAGGAAGATGACGATGACAATCGATGCGAGCACCAGGCCAATGAGGATTGCGTCGCGCACGCTGCTAATGGAATCGCGAATCAAGCCGGACTGGTCATAGTAAGGAACGAGCTTGATGCTGGGCGGCAGCGCCTTGCGCAATTCGGCGACTTTGGCATTGACTTCATCGGCGACCACTACCGTATTGCTGTCCGGCTGCCGGTTAATGGAAAGCAGTACAGCCGGCTTGCCGTTGGCGGTGACGATTGTGTACTTCGGCTTCACACCGTTGGTGACGGTCGCGACGTCGGCAATGTGCACGGGCACGCCTGCCTGGTTTGCCTTGATCACGATCTGCCCGAGTTGGTCCGGACTGCGTACCTGTCCATTCACCAGGCCGAGCACGAGCTGATGATTCGATTCAATCAAGCCGGGCGAATCGACGAGATTGGTCTTGCCAACCGCATTGAGAATGTCTTGAACGGTGACTTGCGCACTCAACAGCTTCGACGGATCGGGCGTAATCAGGTATTCGGGCTCGTCACCTCCCTGGACTACGACTGTCGCCACGCCATTCAAGCGGTTGATTTGCGGCTTGAGTTCATAGGTGGCAAGTTCCCAAAGCTTGCTTTGCGGAACCGTGTCTGAAGTAAGGCTGTAGCCCAAAATGGGAAAGCTGGCGAAGGTGAGGCGATGAGTGTCGATTCTTGCCGTGTTCGGCAGTTCAGTCTGGACCTGCGCGACCGCCGAGTTTACGAGCTGTAGCGTGGTGACCATGTCCACGTTCCAATCGAAAAAAAGATCGATTTCCGCCGAGCCGCGGCTGGTGATCGAGTTCACGCGTCGCAATCCGGGAACGCTGTTTACAGCATCTTCGAGAGGACGGGTGATGGTGACCATCATCTGGTCGATCGGCATTACGCCGTTATCGATGCCGATGATGATGCGTGGGAAGTTCACTTCCGGGAAAACCGCAACCGGAATGGTGAAGGCCACATACGCGCCGATAATCGCCAGCGCAATGATGAGGAAGATCAGCGGCTTGGAAAGCCGCGAAAACCAGTAGTCTCCTGACGGCGGAGGAGCCAGGCGAGGTTCATCAATGGCTGTGATCTTTGTGGCCATGTCTTGCTTCAATTTCCGCCCTCGTCTCCCTTGTCTTTTTCGTCATCACCTTCTTTACCCGGAACCGGCGGAGCTTCGACCTTGACCTTGGTGTTGTCGGGCAGGCCGTAGGCACCCACGCTTACCAGCTGCTCGCCTGCCTTCACGCCGTTCGTGATCTGCACCGCGTCGGAGCTTTGGATACCTGTTTGCACATCGCACTTATGCGCCAGGCTGTCGCTGCCGATCACCATCACGGATTTCTTTCCGTCATCATCTGTGACTACCGCGTCCGCGGGAACGATTAGAGCGTTGGGCACGGTCTTCGCTGTCATCGACAACGTCGCTGAGGCGCCCGCCTTCATCTCCCCCTTGGCGTTCGGAGCCTGTACCCAGACCTCGACCGTCGTGCTTCCCGGATCGAGCGCCGGACTAATCAGCGTGACTTTTCCCTTTATGGGCTCCTCGGCGCCGGGCACGGTGATCAGCGCTGTGTCGCCCTTTTTCAGTAGCGAGGCCTGGTTCTGCGGAATGTGCGCTTTGGCGACCATCTGCGACAGGTTCATCACCGTAACCAGCGGCGCGCCTTGTTGGGGCATCATTCCTGGATACCAGGGGCCATCGGTCACCACGCCATCAATCGGACTGCGAATTTCCGAATACCCAAGCTGAGCATCGGCGCTTTTGGATGCACCCTCTGCAGCACTGAGCTGGCCATGTGCCGAAGCAAGGTTCTGCTGCGTGCCTACGGACTGAAGTCCCGCGAGATGCTTTTGTGCCTGCTCATATTGCGCTTTGGCCTGGACTAGCGCGACCGCCGCAGCATCGAAATCCTTACGTGCAATGGCTCCCTGCCCGAGCAGCGACTTTCGGCTGTTATAGAGTGACTGCTGCGCGTCCAGGTTTTCCTTGGCAGCCTCGGCGTCACCCTCAGCCTTCTGTACCTCTTCGGGAACGGCGTTCTTCGTGGCGATTTCGTACTGCGCCTGTTGCTGTTCCAAGTTGCCACGCTGTTGTTCGGCCGCCGCGGCTAAATCTTTGTTTTCCAGAGTTAAAAGCAACTGCCCTTTATGCACCTTCTCGCCACGTTTTACATGCGCCTCAAGAACCGGCGCGCTGACCTTTGGAACGATAGGCGCCTGGTCAATGGGAAAGAGAACGGCGTCGACCGTAATCACCTGCGAGATGCTGCCCTGTTTCACCGGGGCCGCCTGCACAGAAACTAACGGCTGGGGCTCAGCTTCCTGTTTCGAGCAGCCGGTGAGCGACATGGCGGCCACCAATGCCACAGCGGCACCTGTGCGGACCAAAGTTGGGCGAATGGTCATGATCTAAAAGACCCCGGTCAAAGTCTGGAGATTAGCGATTGCCAGCCGGTAGCGGGCTTCGCCATCGTCGTAATTGTTGCGTGCGGCGACGAGAGAATTTTGCGCGTCAACAACTTCGAGCGCGGTGGCCTCACCCGCCTGATAACGTAAGGTCGTAAGCCGCACGCTATCCCCAGCCAGATCGGCCGACTGCGCCAGGACGTCGAGTTCGATCCGCGCACCCTCGGCCTCGGCGTAGAAGCTCTTCAACTCGGCGATCAGCCTACGCTGCGCGGCGGATAACTCGATCTGAGCCTGTTCCCGTTGGAGCTCGCTTTGCCGCACCTTGCTCTGCGTCGCACCCCAGTTCCAGATTGGAATATTCAGAGTCGCACTGGCCGAATAACCGAGGTTACGGATACGGCCGTCAGGCGTGTTGCTGTACACCGCAAACTGGTTGGAATCGATTCCGTAGAAATAATCGAGCGTGAGCGACGGGAGATACGCAGCTTTAGCACTCAGTACAGCCAAACCCGCAGCCCGTGCATTCTGCATGGCGGCGTATAGCTCGGGATTTTTGCTCCTTGCCTGCTGTTCAACTTCCTGCATCGGCGGCAACGGCGGCGGAAGCCGCAGGTCGTCGACTGTGGAAAAATCCTGATTGAAGTTTGGAAAAATGAGCACCGCTAAATCGAGGTGACTGCTATCCATTGCCAGGCGCGCATCCTGAAGCGCACGCTGCGCGTCGTTGGCCGAGAGCTGGGCTTTGATCACATCGGCGTGCGCCACTTCTCCGCCCTGCTCTAGCTTCTGTGTGAGATCAAAGAATCGCTTCGCCTCGTCGGCCGCAAGCTGCGCGTTGGCGTACTTGCGCCGATTCACCACCTCGGCGTAGTAGGTCTTAACTACCGTCGCGACCAGCCCTCGAGCCGCTACCTCGGCGTTGGCGCGCGCAGCTGCGGCAGCCGCTGAGGTACGGCTGTAGTCCGCGAATTGAGCTCCGCTAATTACCTCGTGCGCGTTACCTTGGCCTACGTATTCGTGGACAGCATTGTTTGCGATGTACCGCGGAGTGGGAGATCCCGTTCCTTCGGTGTACAGATATTCTGTGTTCGCGCTCACACCCGGCAGTAGCGCTGCCCGCGCTTGCACATGGTCTTCATGCGCGATGCCGGCGGCGGTCAGGGCCGTGCGATAGGTGGGGTCCAGCTGCCGCGCGCGCTTCAGCGCGTCCTGCAGCGTGATCACCTGCGGTGCGTTCTGCGAAGCCTGCGCGCTGGCCTGCGCTTGTGTATGCTCGGCGGAGACTACGCTCTGGGCTAAAGCCGGGAAGCTCGCCGCGGCGAGCATTGTCGCCAGCAGTGTTAGTTTTCCGGGAGTCCGGCGCAGGTAGTCTTTCACATTCATTGGAATGTCGACATAGATCTATCAATGTCAGCATTAAGGAAAGCTTAAGAGCTATAGGGAAAAGACCGGCGGGATTTGGTCAATTCTTTTTCGCGCCTACACCTACCTGAATCTGTGCGGCGATAGCCTCTCCTAAGTCGCTGGTACGCGCATTTCCTCCGATGTCGGGAGTCCGCACCTCGCCGCTTGCCAGTACATCGACAATGGCTTTTTCAATCGCGTCAGCCGCGGCGGATTGTCCCAAATGACTAAGCATCATCGCCCCTGACCAAATCTGCGCCACAGGATTGGCAATCTGCTTGCCCGCAATGTCAGGAGCCGATCCGTGCACCGGTTCGAACATAGATGGAAACTCGTGTTCCGGATTGAGATTCGCGGACGGCGCGAGCCCCATTGAGCCAACGACACCAGCGCCCAGATCGGACAAAATATCGCCGAACAGGTTCGATGCAACCACAACATCAAACCAATCCGGGTGACGTACGAAATGTGCGCTCAAGATGTCCATCAGATACTGATCGGCTTTTACCTCTGGGTACTCCCGTGACATGGCAACAAAGCGCTCGTCCCAAAATGGCATACTGAACACAAGGCCATTTGACTTAGTGGCTGACGTAACGTGCTTTTTGCGCTTCTGCGCAAGTTCGAACGCGAAACGCATTACGCGGTCGCAGCCTCTGCGGGTAAACACGCTTTCCTGGATCACTATCTCTTCGGCTGTATTGCGAAACATACGGCCGCCCGCTTCAGAGTACTCGCCCTCGTTGTTTTCCCGGACAATGCAGAAATCGATCTGTCCTGGCAGAAAATCTTTCAGCGGGGTATCAATTCCGGGCAAGAGTCTGCAAGGCCGTAGATTCACGTATTGTTGAAAATTTCGTCGGATGGGAATCAACAAACCCCATAAGGAAATGTGATCGGGTACGCGGGGGCTGCCAATTGCGCCAAGATATATCGCGTCATAACGCTTCAATTGTTCGAAACCGTCAGCGGGCATCATCTGGCCGCTTTTGAGAAAACGGTCGCAGCTCCAATCGAAGTGTTGCCAGGAGAAGCCTATGTCGAAGAGACGGCCGGCGGTTTCCAGGACGCGCATACCTTCAGGAACTACCTCCCGCCCAATACCGTCACCCTCAATTACCGCAATCTTGTACTGTTTCAAGGATGCCCCTCATTAAGTCAAAATGAAGTAGTCAAATGAAGCTAGCTGCTACATAAATCTGCAAGGCGGCGCATGTCTGGCTGTGATTCCAGTGTGCGCACCAGTTCGACAATTTGCTTAGCCTTTGATTGAGGCCAGTGCGCGAACTCCGCGCAACCGTAGAATTTCTCCGCGACTTCCCTATAAGTCATCGGATTTGCCGGGCTCCCCTTAGCAAAGTCGATTCGCCCACTAATGACGCGTCCATCTTTGAGATGGATCTTAATCAGCGTAGTCATTTTGTCGAAGCCTGCTGCTTCGGCCTGTGGATCTACATAGAAGCGGATTCGGCGGATCATCGCCTGCACATCAGGTCGATTGACCACCGCGTCTGTAAACTGCGGCAGTCCGGCCTTTCCTTCGAGGAGCAGGATTGCGACACAAAATTCCATACTGAATTTCGCCTGGAGCGCATTCTTTGGATCGTGGTGAATCAGTGCGTTGGGCAGGTTGTGGTTGGTACCAACTTCGACCTGTTCCACGTCCGCGGCATTGATGTGTTCCGTGCGGATCAGGTGCAACATCTCAGTCATAGCCGGATGAGTAAGTGAACCGGATGGAAACGGCTTGATAGAAATGCCGGGCGATGCAAACGTCCAAGGCTTTCCCAGCTTGTCCATGATTGCGCTGGGATCGTAGGTGCCCCCAAACGCATGAAAGAAGCCTCGAGGTGCCTCGAGGATGCTATCAGCGCTGGTCCAACCCAAATCGGTTAATTCGGCAGAAAAGACGCCGATTTCTGCAGCATGGCCAGCATGGAATGGCTTCATCATCGTGCCGAAGTTCTCACGTAGACCGCTGGCTTGACTCGCGGCGATCCCAAACGCGCGCTCAATGTTGCTAGGATCGAAGCCGCGCAACTTTGCGCAAGCGGCGATGCTGCCAAATACTCCGCAAGTCCCGGTCGAGTGAAACCCATCTTCGTAGTGACGCGGGGCGATCGCTTCGGCGATCTTGGTTTCTACCTCGACACCAAGATGATAGGCGAGCATCAAATCTCGGCCGCTCTTATTCCCGATTTGCGCGATCGCAAATGCCGCAGGGAGTACCGGCACCGTAGGATGCGTGAGCAGGCCGTAAACCCGGTCCTTGGCCGCCGATAGTTGCGTGTCGTCAAAGTCCTCGACGTGAATGGCTACTCCATTCACAAAGGCGGCAAACCTTGGAGGGAGCTTGTTCGCTTTGCCCATCACGGTCGCAGCGCTGTTGCCGAATTCTAGCGACTGCATGTAGCGGTGCAAAATGTCGGCGGTCTGCAGCATCGAACCGGCAAGCGCAAGGCCGATACCGTCGAGTAAGGACTTCTTTCCCAGATCAATAACTTCGGAAGGGATATCCGCGAGTTGCGTACGGAATACAAAATCAGCTACATACCTGGTTAGACCAGTGACTTGCGGAAATGGCGGCGGACAAGGTGAGGTTGTGGACTCCTCAGCTGATCCAGTCACCGCATTGGCGCATAGTGAAAGTCCCGCTCCGGCGTTGAGCGTAGTCCGCACAAAAGTCCGTCTGTTCATGTATCTCCCGGCACTCTAACTGCAGCAGCAGCTTAGCGATACTCTGGACCTGTTCCTACGAAGCATCAGTGCTCCGAATCGCCGTATTACCTATAAGGCAAACTTCCCCTGCCGCAGACGGAGCCTGGGTCGCGGTAATAGGATCGGCTCATTGATATTGTAGAGGACACGCTATTGGCGCTGAGTTGCTCTGATTGTATTCGGCGCCGCTTACTACGGTGTGCAGCAGCACGGATACGCTTTGGCCCCTCATAAGCGATATAACTCGTCGCGGTGCTTAACAGCGTGCGGATCAATAAAGGCTACTCGACTGTTTCATACACCCGCACTTGCGCAGATTCGTTCGCATGATGAGGAACGGCCACATAGTATCGGTGCAATTCAGGAATCAGAATCGCAGTCTTGGCGCGAAAGGCTGTAGGAACTTTGCCAATCTGCTGATAATGATCGGCATCCTGCTGCTGAAAAACATCGACGAATTCACTTCCTGCGAAGTAAATCCGCTTTTGCGCGGCGTCGTACACCATGTCATCCGTCATCGAGGCTGCGGGCAAGTTGGCTACAACTTTACCCGAATCAGTGTCGAGAACGATGAACTTCCCCGGCTCGCGAGTGCCGACAAATAATCTATGGTCCACCTCGTCGAGAGCCATGCTGGTGGGCTTTTTGGCAACATCGGCAATCGACCAAGTGGCCATCAAGGCGTGCGTTTTGCGGTCGTAGACCTG from Terriglobales bacterium encodes:
- a CDS encoding tartrate dehydrogenase encodes the protein MKQYKIAVIEGDGIGREVVPEGMRVLETAGRLFDIGFSWQHFDWSCDRFLKSGQMMPADGFEQLKRYDAIYLGAIGSPRVPDHISLWGLLIPIRRNFQQYVNLRPCRLLPGIDTPLKDFLPGQIDFCIVRENNEGEYSEAGGRMFRNTAEEIVIQESVFTRRGCDRVMRFAFELAQKRKKHVTSATKSNGLVFSMPFWDERFVAMSREYPEVKADQYLMDILSAHFVRHPDWFDVVVASNLFGDILSDLGAGVVGSMGLAPSANLNPEHEFPSMFEPVHGSAPDIAGKQIANPVAQIWSGAMMLSHLGQSAAADAIEKAIVDVLASGEVRTPDIGGNARTSDLGEAIAAQIQVGVGAKKN
- a CDS encoding TolC family protein codes for the protein MNVKDYLRRTPGKLTLLATMLAAASFPALAQSVVSAEHTQAQASAQASQNAPQVITLQDALKRARQLDPTYRTALTAAGIAHEDHVQARAALLPGVSANTEYLYTEGTGSPTPRYIANNAVHEYVGQGNAHEVISGAQFADYSRTSAAAAAARANAEVAARGLVATVVKTYYAEVVNRRKYANAQLAADEAKRFFDLTQKLEQGGEVAHADVIKAQLSANDAQRALQDARLAMDSSHLDLAVLIFPNFNQDFSTVDDLRLPPPLPPMQEVEQQARSKNPELYAAMQNARAAGLAVLSAKAAYLPSLTLDYFYGIDSNQFAVYSNTPDGRIRNLGYSASATLNIPIWNWGATQSKVRQSELQREQAQIELSAAQRRLIAELKSFYAEAEGARIELDVLAQSADLAGDSVRLTTLRYQAGEATALEVVDAQNSLVAARNNYDDGEARYRLAIANLQTLTGVF
- a CDS encoding efflux RND transporter periplasmic adaptor subunit, which codes for MTIRPTLVRTGAAVALVAAMSLTGCSKQEAEPQPLVSVQAAPVKQGSISQVITVDAVLFPIDQAPIVPKVSAPVLEAHVKRGEKVHKGQLLLTLENKDLAAAAEQQRGNLEQQQAQYEIATKNAVPEEVQKAEGDAEAAKENLDAQQSLYNSRKSLLGQGAIARKDFDAAAVALVQAKAQYEQAQKHLAGLQSVGTQQNLASAHGQLSAAEGASKSADAQLGYSEIRSPIDGVVTDGPWYPGMMPQQGAPLVTVMNLSQMVAKAHIPQNQASLLKKGDTALITVPGAEEPIKGKVTLISPALDPGSTTVEVWVQAPNAKGEMKAGASATLSMTAKTVPNALIVPADAVVTDDDGKKSVMVIGSDSLAHKCDVQTGIQSSDAVQITNGVKAGEQLVSVGAYGLPDNTKVKVEAPPVPGKEGDDEKDKGDEGGN
- a CDS encoding MmgE/PrpD family protein, yielding MNRRTFVRTTLNAGAGLSLCANAVTGSAEESTTSPCPPPFPQVTGLTRYVADFVFRTQLADIPSEVIDLGKKSLLDGIGLALAGSMLQTADILHRYMQSLEFGNSAATVMGKANKLPPRFAAFVNGVAIHVEDFDDTQLSAAKDRVYGLLTHPTVPVLPAAFAIAQIGNKSGRDLMLAYHLGVEVETKIAEAIAPRHYEDGFHSTGTCGVFGSIAACAKLRGFDPSNIERAFGIAASQASGLRENFGTMMKPFHAGHAAEIGVFSAELTDLGWTSADSILEAPRGFFHAFGGTYDPSAIMDKLGKPWTFASPGISIKPFPSGSLTHPAMTEMLHLIRTEHINAADVEQVEVGTNHNLPNALIHHDPKNALQAKFSMEFCVAILLLEGKAGLPQFTDAVVNRPDVQAMIRRIRFYVDPQAEAAGFDKMTTLIKIHLKDGRVISGRIDFAKGSPANPMTYREVAEKFYGCAEFAHWPQSKAKQIVELVRTLESQPDMRRLADLCSS
- a CDS encoding efflux RND transporter permease subunit codes for the protein MATKITAIDEPRLAPPPSGDYWFSRLSKPLIFLIIALAIIGAYVAFTIPVAVFPEVNFPRIIIGIDNGVMPIDQMMVTITRPLEDAVNSVPGLRRVNSITSRGSAEIDLFFDWNVDMVTTLQLVNSAVAQVQTELPNTARIDTHRLTFASFPILGYSLTSDTVPQSKLWELATYELKPQINRLNGVATVVVQGGDEPEYLITPDPSKLLSAQVTVQDILNAVGKTNLVDSPGLIESNHQLVLGLVNGQVRSPDQLGQIVIKANQAGVPVHIADVATVTNGVKPKYTIVTANGKPAVLLSINRQPDSNTVVVADEVNAKVAELRKALPPSIKLVPYYDQSGLIRDSISSVRDAILIGLVLASIVIVIFLRDWGSSAVAGLVIPITIVITFIVLKFMGESFNLMTLGGLAAAVGLVIDDAIVVIENIALHRDLGQSRLQAIYHALKEVTAPLIGSTITPIVVFLPLVVVHGVYGTFFRALAVTMGVALFTSLALALTWTPNLSQYFVKRKATHELNEEVSAQWSERERLEHMIEAEEASYGKRFHAVVNFYERWLRRALERPLFLAGLSVVLIVAAYLSYRALGSDLLPAMDEGGFIVDYIMPPGSSLAETNRVITHVEQIIRSEPDVESTSRRTGLQLGLAAVTEANTGDISVKLKADHEKSSEEVIADLRNKIKQAEPELDTEFPELLQDMIGDLTSAPEPAVIKLFSPDEALLAKVGPQVANAIGKIHGVVDIQDGIEDTTSGPAVNYQIDPATTVRAGFSPDEVAIDASAILEGEPASTPVVVNDRAYTVRVRFPAANRASIDAMNNTLLVSSTGHTATLGTLATVTQIPGQTEIRRENLQRDLEVTARFEGLDLGSGMAKVKDAIAKLNLPSSIRVEYGGQYADQQQTFSDFVFVFVMAFVFVFVVLLFEFRSFSAPAAILSSALLSTAGVFLALLITGTDFSVSSFMGVIMVIGIVAKNGILLLDAEHEFRRAGFPPEEAMMRAGRRRLRPIAMTAIAAVAGMLPLAFALGAGSEMLQPLAIAVIGGILISMVLSLLVTPAVYFYLTRKRTQSLDLQTF